The genomic window GGTATACAGACCGCAATATATTCCGCCCCCCCTTCGAGCGGGGTGCTATAACATATCCGCTCTCCCTGGGGAGCGACCACCGCCTGGCCCGCCGCCACATCAAATGATTCCGTATTCGTTTCCACCCGCAGCGTGCCGTTGAGCACCACTGTGTACTCGGTAAATTCCGGTGTTTGGCGCGGCTCCACCCAGCCG from Candidatus Neomarinimicrobiota bacterium includes these protein-coding regions:
- a CDS encoding cupin, which codes for MARLIRNPTQVKAAGNKPKVIDEFIGRVNSATMGVSIARMRSPAGWVEPRQTPEFTEYTVVLNGTLRVETNTESFDVAAGQAVVAPQGERICYSTPLEGGAEYIAVCIP